One genomic segment of Nitrospirota bacterium includes these proteins:
- the argF gene encoding ornithine carbamoyltransferase, whose translation MNKDILKISDLTKSEIESVVNRAVALKAGKDAGACPLIGKNIGLFFEKPSTRTRLSFEAGIYQLGGNAICMNPEELQLGRGETIADTARTISRYLNAFMMRTLSHATIETLAANSTIPVINGLSDLHHPCQALADVMTLLEKKGRIEGLKVAYIGDGNNVCNSLIEAAAVLGFHLTIACPEGFEPHSEILETSRAQAKSEILVLRDPREAAGMADAVYTDVWVSMGQEQEATHKKMKFKGYQINTTLLSCAKKDALVLHCLPAHRGEEITDEVIDGPQSVVFDQAENRLHTQKALLEMLLVH comes from the coding sequence ATGAATAAAGATATCCTGAAAATATCGGACCTGACAAAATCTGAAATAGAATCGGTAGTGAACCGCGCTGTTGCGCTCAAGGCCGGCAAAGATGCAGGTGCCTGCCCGCTGATCGGCAAGAATATCGGACTCTTCTTTGAGAAGCCCTCAACACGAACCCGGCTCTCCTTTGAGGCAGGTATCTATCAGCTTGGCGGCAATGCCATCTGCATGAATCCTGAGGAACTCCAACTTGGCAGGGGTGAGACGATCGCGGATACAGCCAGGACGATATCGCGGTATCTGAATGCCTTCATGATGAGGACCTTGTCTCATGCCACCATCGAGACCCTTGCAGCAAACAGCACCATACCGGTGATCAACGGCCTAAGCGATTTGCATCATCCCTGCCAGGCGCTTGCTGATGTGATGACCCTGCTCGAAAAGAAAGGCAGGATCGAAGGGCTGAAGGTCGCCTATATCGGCGACGGCAACAATGTCTGCAACTCCCTGATCGAAGCGGCTGCGGTCCTGGGCTTTCATCTGACAATCGCCTGTCCTGAGGGTTTTGAACCCCACAGCGAGATACTGGAAACTTCGCGTGCACAGGCAAAAAGCGAGATTCTCGTGCTCAGGGATCCCCGGGAGGCTGCGGGTATGGCTGATGCCGTGTACACTGATGTCTGGGTAAGCATGGGACAGGAACAAGAGGCTACGCATAAAAAGATGAAGTTTAAGGGATATCAGATAAATACAACGCTCCTCTCCTGCGCAAAGAAAGATGCTCTCGTTCTTCACTGTCTGCCGGCCCATCGCGGAGAAGAGATAACGGACGAGGTGATAGACGGGCCCCAGAGTGTTGTCTTTGATCAGGCAGAAAACCGCCTGCATACGCAGAAGGCACTTCTTGAGATGCTGCTCGTACATTAA
- a CDS encoding ribonuclease J, giving the protein MDNVLSVIALGGLEEIGLNMTVMEYGEDMIVIDAGLMFPTEDMLGVDFVIPDFTYVLENRDKVRGIFLTHGHEDHVGALPFLLKEINVPVYGTPLTIGLVREKLKEHKMDDIQLITVNPRDIIEAGAFTLEPIRVTHSIVDGVAYGIKTPAGLIVHTGDFKLDPTPVDGKLMDFHKFAEYGENGTLLLLSDSTNAERGGFTFSEKEVRRAFEDIFSDAKGRIIISTFASNIHRIQQVIDVAVMFGRKVILTGRSMVANAQIALDLGYLSIPSETWLKLEDLKNLNDSEVVIMTTGSQGEPMSVLSRIATDEHKQIKIKENDIVILSAKVIPGNERAIGRIINYLFRRGANVIYEKVSEIHVSGHASKEELKLMLNLVRPKYFMPVHGEYRHKFYHARLAEKIGIPKENIFNLENGDVLEVSEDETRKAGKVATGRIFVDGKGVGDVEDMVLRDRRRLAHDGIVIVIITIEKLTGSVVSGPDIISRGFIFEDASQDVLNDVKELVYLTLSGMTPELIADKAIVEAKIRSVLKKYLRNTMDRKPMIMPLVFEV; this is encoded by the coding sequence ATGGATAACGTCCTCTCAGTCATCGCACTTGGCGGTCTCGAAGAGATCGGCCTTAATATGACGGTCATGGAATACGGTGAAGATATGATCGTCATCGACGCCGGTCTTATGTTCCCGACAGAGGACATGTTAGGCGTTGATTTCGTCATCCCTGACTTCACCTATGTGCTCGAAAACAGAGACAAGGTAAGAGGGATATTTCTTACCCACGGGCATGAAGACCATGTCGGCGCTCTTCCTTTTCTGCTCAAGGAAATAAACGTTCCGGTATATGGCACACCGCTTACGATCGGTCTCGTCAGAGAAAAACTGAAAGAACACAAGATGGATGATATCCAGCTTATCACGGTTAACCCCCGGGACATCATTGAGGCCGGAGCGTTCACGCTCGAACCGATACGGGTGACCCACAGTATTGTTGACGGTGTTGCGTATGGGATAAAGACACCTGCAGGTCTCATCGTGCATACCGGAGACTTCAAGCTCGATCCGACCCCTGTTGACGGCAAACTCATGGACTTTCACAAATTCGCAGAGTATGGCGAAAACGGCACGCTGCTGCTCCTTTCAGACAGCACCAACGCGGAACGCGGCGGCTTCACCTTCTCTGAAAAAGAAGTGCGCAGGGCCTTTGAGGATATCTTTTCCGATGCAAAGGGAAGGATCATCATTTCAACGTTTGCATCGAATATACACAGGATACAGCAGGTGATCGATGTTGCGGTCATGTTTGGCAGAAAGGTCATTCTTACCGGCAGAAGCATGGTGGCAAATGCCCAGATAGCGCTTGATCTGGGGTATCTCAGCATACCGTCTGAAACCTGGCTGAAACTGGAAGACCTGAAGAACCTCAATGACAGCGAGGTCGTGATCATGACCACCGGGAGCCAGGGTGAGCCTATGAGTGTGCTCTCAAGGATCGCGACAGACGAACATAAGCAGATAAAGATCAAAGAAAACGACATCGTGATACTTTCCGCAAAGGTAATTCCCGGAAATGAGCGTGCGATTGGCCGGATCATCAACTACCTTTTCCGGCGGGGCGCAAATGTCATTTATGAAAAGGTATCGGAGATCCATGTCTCAGGCCATGCATCAAAAGAGGAGCTTAAGTTGATGCTGAACCTGGTAAGACCGAAATATTTCATGCCGGTGCACGGTGAGTACCGGCACAAATTCTACCATGCCAGGCTTGCAGAGAAGATCGGCATCCCGAAGGAAAACATCTTCAACCTCGAAAACGGCGATGTGCTCGAGGTCTCGGAGGACGAGACGCGCAAGGCAGGCAAGGTCGCCACAGGCCGCATCTTCGTGGACGGCAAGGGCGTGGGTGATGTCGAAGACATGGTGCTCCGGGACAGACGACGGCTGGCCCATGACGGCATCGTGATCGTTATCATCACGATCGAGAAATTGACCGGCAGCGTCGTATCCGGTCCTGATATCATTTCACGGGGATTTATCTTTGAAGATGCGTCACAGGATGTGCTCAATGATGTAAAGGAGCTTGTGTATCTGACCCTTTCCGGGATGACTCCTGAACTCATTGCAGACAAGGCCATTGTTGAGGCAAAGATCAGAAGCGTTCTTAAGAAATACCTCAGAAACACCATGGACCGCAAGCCCATGATCATGCCGCTTGTATTTGAAGTGTAG
- the uppP gene encoding undecaprenyl-diphosphatase UppP — translation MIEALILGIVQGLTEFLPVSSTAHLILFPWFFRWSGELDSLTFDVALHAGTLLSLVLCFWKDWIDLLLRRQKLFMLIVIASVPAGIAGVLLGDLVEHALRRPSLIAASLVVFGGVMLLAEKMGKTRTVASIDFTDALIIGLAQAVALIPGVSRSGITISAGLFRGLEREASARFSFLLSTPIIAGATLLHARKLLKTGADHNMSLFLIGFIAAAVSGFAAITFLLNFLKKHPLNLFAYYRFGLAVVIIAGIWLRT, via the coding sequence ATGATAGAAGCCTTGATTTTAGGGATTGTGCAGGGTCTGACCGAGTTTCTGCCCGTCAGCAGCACTGCCCATCTTATCCTTTTCCCCTGGTTCTTCCGCTGGAGCGGAGAACTCGATTCACTCACCTTTGACGTTGCACTTCATGCAGGGACGCTGCTTTCTCTTGTCCTGTGCTTCTGGAAAGACTGGATCGACCTGCTCCTCAGGAGACAGAAACTTTTCATGCTGATCGTAATAGCATCAGTCCCGGCAGGCATTGCAGGCGTTCTGCTGGGAGATCTTGTCGAGCACGCCCTCAGGAGGCCTTCTCTTATTGCGGCATCGCTCGTCGTCTTTGGCGGCGTTATGCTGCTGGCAGAGAAAATGGGCAAGACACGGACCGTTGCCAGTATTGACTTTACCGATGCACTGATAATCGGTCTTGCACAGGCTGTCGCCCTCATCCCCGGGGTCTCCCGCTCGGGCATAACCATATCAGCCGGGTTGTTTCGCGGACTTGAACGCGAGGCTTCAGCGCGCTTCTCATTTCTGCTTTCGACGCCTATCATTGCCGGTGCAACGCTGCTTCATGCACGCAAACTTCTTAAGACAGGTGCTGACCATAACATGTCTCTTTTTCTGATCGGTTTTATTGCCGCAGCAGTTTCCGGATTTGCAGCCATAACGTTCCTTCTTAACTTCCTGAAGAAACACCCGCTGAATCTCTTTGCCTATTACCGGTTCGGGCTTGCCGTTGTTATCATTGCAGGGATATGGCTAAGAACCTAG
- a CDS encoding DNA translocase FtsK 4TM domain-containing protein encodes MAKNLGRIKEEILGVISILSSLYIGLSLFSFTRWDSSLFTYTKTATKNYGGVIGAYISDLLISFIGFAAYLVPAALVVYGVRRLMSRAKRRVYLLGTLLLIFSVSFLSSLVLRTFHVTTENNPGGIIGSLTAGLLEHYLSMLGAYLFGLSCFFSSLILLLPVAISPSLFARKVGEEQKKKPEKGILQDDILITEPEDDMQPEIIEQLHSIEPDEGSEPEPKQRTRPLQKPIKTKDGYILPTFELLAEYDTSAARPSNEELKTNRELIKAKLANFDVEGEITHVQPGPVITLYKFEPAPGVKINKVVSLADDLSLALKAQSIRISPLAGENTIGIEVPNKKREIVSLRSIIGSDRFQKSPSKLTLALGRDIAGETVIADLTKMPHLLVAGQTGAGKSVSVNSMIMSILFKASPREVKMLMIDPKLIELSMYDDIPHLISPVITNPKQAAEALRKMVFEMERRYRLLAEKGARNIDGYNKVATEDEQMPFIVIFIDELADLMFASSREVEDSITRLAQMARAAGIHLIIGTQRPSVDVITGIIKANLPSRISFKVTTKIDSRTILDTMGAEQLLDKGDMLLMLSGQGIKRVHGALVTEDEIHQVTAFIKPQGSPDYSIYEQIPVESPASSEGDSDERDEMYYKACDFAESVGQVSISSIQRKFKIGYNKAARIMELMGDDGLVGPPKGAGKPRDFLRRPL; translated from the coding sequence ATGGCTAAGAACCTAGGCAGGATAAAAGAGGAGATCCTCGGGGTCATATCGATCCTGTCCAGCCTTTACATTGGCCTAAGCCTCTTCAGTTTCACCAGGTGGGACTCATCGCTCTTCACCTATACGAAAACAGCCACGAAAAATTACGGTGGAGTAATCGGAGCCTATATCTCTGACCTGCTTATCTCCTTCATCGGTTTTGCCGCTTATCTGGTACCAGCTGCGCTTGTAGTCTATGGCGTCAGAAGGCTGATGAGCAGAGCAAAAAGGAGGGTCTACCTGCTTGGGACACTCCTTCTCATATTCTCCGTCTCTTTCCTTTCATCGCTTGTACTCAGGACCTTCCATGTTACGACAGAAAACAACCCCGGAGGCATTATAGGATCGTTGACCGCCGGCCTGCTTGAGCATTATCTATCGATGCTTGGCGCCTACCTGTTTGGACTCTCCTGCTTCTTCTCTTCACTTATCCTCTTGCTTCCGGTAGCCATCAGCCCTTCACTTTTTGCCCGCAAAGTCGGGGAGGAGCAAAAGAAAAAACCGGAGAAGGGTATCCTGCAGGATGACATCCTGATAACAGAACCGGAAGACGATATGCAGCCCGAAATCATTGAGCAGCTGCATTCAATAGAGCCCGATGAAGGATCCGAACCCGAGCCCAAGCAGAGGACACGGCCGCTCCAGAAGCCCATAAAAACAAAGGATGGCTATATCCTTCCGACCTTTGAGCTGCTTGCAGAATATGATACGTCAGCTGCACGGCCATCCAATGAGGAATTAAAGACAAATAGGGAACTGATTAAGGCCAAGCTCGCTAACTTCGATGTCGAGGGAGAGATTACGCATGTTCAGCCCGGGCCGGTGATCACGCTCTACAAATTCGAGCCGGCTCCTGGCGTCAAGATCAACAAGGTCGTATCGCTTGCCGACGACCTGTCACTGGCGCTGAAGGCCCAGAGCATCAGAATATCACCATTGGCAGGGGAAAACACGATCGGCATCGAAGTGCCGAACAAGAAGCGGGAGATCGTTTCTTTGCGGAGCATTATAGGATCTGACCGCTTTCAGAAGAGTCCATCCAAACTTACCCTTGCCCTGGGCAGGGATATTGCCGGGGAGACGGTCATCGCAGACCTCACCAAAATGCCGCATCTTCTTGTGGCGGGTCAGACCGGTGCAGGCAAGAGTGTTTCCGTAAACTCCATGATCATGAGCATCCTCTTCAAGGCTTCGCCGCGCGAGGTAAAGATGCTGATGATCGATCCAAAACTGATTGAGCTTTCGATGTATGACGACATTCCTCATCTCATCTCGCCGGTCATCACAAACCCCAAGCAGGCGGCAGAGGCATTGAGAAAGATGGTCTTTGAGATGGAGCGGAGATACCGGCTGCTTGCAGAAAAAGGCGCACGGAATATAGATGGATACAACAAGGTTGCGACAGAGGATGAGCAGATGCCCTTTATCGTCATCTTTATCGATGAACTTGCCGACCTCATGTTCGCATCGTCCCGTGAAGTCGAAGATTCCATAACAAGGCTGGCGCAGATGGCAAGAGCGGCAGGCATACATCTGATCATCGGCACCCAGAGGCCCTCCGTTGACGTTATCACCGGCATTATCAAGGCAAACCTGCCGTCAAGGATATCGTTTAAGGTAACAACAAAGATCGATTCAAGGACGATTCTTGACACCATGGGCGCTGAGCAGCTCCTCGACAAGGGCGACATGCTCCTTATGCTCTCAGGCCAGGGTATCAAGCGTGTGCACGGTGCGCTGGTGACCGAAGACGAGATCCATCAGGTCACCGCCTTTATAAAGCCGCAGGGCTCGCCTGACTACTCGATCTATGAGCAGATCCCTGTTGAGTCACCCGCTTCTTCTGAAGGGGATTCTGACGAACGGGATGAGATGTATTACAAGGCATGCGATTTCGCGGAGTCTGTCGGACAGGTATCGATCTCATCGATCCAGAGAAAGTTCAAGATCGGGTACAACAAGGCGGCACGTATCATGGAACTGATGGGGGACGACGGCCTTGTCGGCCCGCCAAAAGGCGCAGGCAAACCCCGCGATTTCCTCAGGAGGCCACTATGA
- a CDS encoding outer membrane lipoprotein carrier protein LolA, whose product MNKSQLLYRFPTICLVLILGSLAALSPAVSLGAGTDDAVVRIQRAYEDIKDMKGVFVQKNVIKDLNKTDTYTGDFFVKRPLRMKWAYKGKASQDLLINNDTVLIYKKGDNQAYRSKFNKETYGQSPVVLLTGMGNIREEFVVTGTEKVLTLKPKKPMAGIISITLHLSDTGFPIRSFTIRDGRNTVEIELNDVRINTGIKDSLFDLHLPKEVNVFEQPS is encoded by the coding sequence ATGAATAAGAGTCAGTTGTTATATCGCTTTCCGACAATATGCCTAGTCCTAATCTTGGGTTCACTGGCAGCCCTTTCCCCTGCCGTCTCTCTGGGGGCTGGCACTGACGACGCAGTTGTCCGCATCCAGAGGGCGTATGAGGACATAAAGGACATGAAAGGCGTTTTCGTTCAGAAAAATGTGATCAAAGACCTGAACAAGACAGACACATACACCGGAGACTTTTTCGTCAAGAGACCGCTCAGAATGAAATGGGCCTACAAGGGCAAGGCCAGCCAGGACCTGCTGATAAACAATGATACGGTCCTTATCTATAAGAAAGGCGACAACCAGGCATACCGTTCAAAGTTCAACAAGGAAACCTACGGACAATCGCCGGTTGTGCTTCTTACCGGCATGGGAAATATCAGGGAAGAGTTCGTGGTCACCGGCACAGAGAAAGTCCTTACGCTGAAGCCAAAGAAACCTATGGCCGGGATCATATCGATTACCCTGCACCTCTCTGATACCGGTTTCCCGATCAGGTCCTTCACGATCAGGGATGGCCGTAACACAGTCGAGATCGAACTGAATGATGTCAGGATCAATACCGGAATCAAAGATTCGCTCTTTGACCTGCATCTGCCTAAAGAGGTAAATGTCTTTGAACAGCCTTCTTGA
- the tsaD gene encoding tRNA (adenosine(37)-N6)-threonylcarbamoyltransferase complex transferase subunit TsaD: MLILGIDTSCDDTSAAVVQDGRKIISNIVSSQSDIHTKYGGIVPELASRRHIEMILPVVEEALNQAGFALPDLSALAVCHGPGLIGSLLVGCSFAKAISYGKNIPLVGVNHLEGHLLSPFLEEQAPEFPFISLVVSGGHTSLYLAEDYGRYTVMGKTRDDAAGEAYDKVSKLLGLGYPGGPIIDSLAREGNPKAVSFPRAYLPDTLDFSFSGLKTAVLQHVKGLPSDPALSTAPSRLPDIAASFQAAVLDVLVRKTEWAVSKTGIRRVTLSGGVSANSGLRQKMTEMGKKNNVEVFIPSVALCTDNAAMIAAAGYHRFLKNESAGLDLNPKAYLSL; the protein is encoded by the coding sequence ATGCTGATCCTCGGCATAGATACCTCTTGTGATGACACTTCTGCAGCGGTTGTTCAGGACGGCAGAAAGATCATTTCCAATATCGTTTCGAGCCAGTCCGATATTCATACCAAATATGGCGGCATTGTGCCTGAGCTCGCCTCACGGCGACATATCGAGATGATCCTGCCGGTTGTTGAAGAGGCGCTGAATCAGGCAGGCTTTGCGCTTCCGGATCTTTCAGCATTGGCCGTCTGCCACGGCCCCGGCCTCATCGGTTCTCTCCTCGTGGGCTGCTCTTTCGCAAAAGCGATAAGCTACGGAAAAAATATTCCTCTCGTCGGTGTCAACCATCTCGAAGGCCATCTGCTGTCTCCGTTTCTTGAAGAGCAGGCCCCTGAATTTCCGTTTATTTCCCTTGTCGTTTCCGGCGGCCATACCAGCCTTTACCTTGCAGAAGACTATGGAAGATATACCGTAATGGGAAAGACCCGCGATGACGCAGCAGGTGAGGCCTATGACAAGGTCTCAAAACTCCTCGGACTGGGCTATCCGGGCGGCCCGATTATCGACAGTCTGGCCAGGGAGGGAAATCCCAAGGCTGTCTCTTTTCCGAGGGCCTATCTCCCTGATACCCTTGATTTCAGTTTCAGCGGGTTAAAAACAGCAGTGCTCCAGCATGTCAAAGGCTTGCCTTCTGATCCGGCCCTCAGCACAGCCCCATCGCGTCTCCCTGACATTGCGGCCTCTTTTCAGGCAGCGGTTCTGGATGTGCTCGTCAGAAAGACCGAATGGGCGGTCAGTAAGACAGGGATTCGAAGGGTTACCCTTTCAGGCGGTGTATCTGCAAACAGCGGCCTCAGACAGAAAATGACCGAGATGGGGAAGAAAAATAATGTTGAAGTGTTTATACCATCGGTTGCGCTCTGCACAGACAATGCTGCCATGATCGCAGCTGCAGGCTATCACCGTTTTCTGAAAAACGAGTCAGCCGGCCTTGACCTCAATCCCAAGGCCTACCTGTCGCTGTAA
- the lgt gene encoding prolipoprotein diacylglyceryl transferase: MFPVLIKIGPLTIHTYGFMIASAFLLGLLLALRQAAREGLPKDKITDLGFYALFSGIIGARILFIATNWPHFAEHPVDMIKIWEGGLVFYGGVIFALPTVIIYVKRQGLKLWQTIDVWAPSIAIGHALGRLGCFCAGCCYGKPADLPWAVTFSNPESLAILGVPLHPTQLYESAAELLNFAILILIRKKKTFHGQVFWMYVLNYSIIRALIELFRGDIERGFVMPGISTSQGISIVMFTTAVAFLVRLKRNKI, translated from the coding sequence ATGTTTCCTGTCCTTATCAAAATAGGCCCTCTTACGATCCATACCTACGGCTTTATGATTGCTTCGGCCTTTCTGCTTGGCTTGTTGCTTGCCCTCAGACAGGCGGCGCGGGAAGGGTTGCCAAAGGATAAGATCACTGATCTTGGTTTCTATGCGCTCTTTTCAGGCATTATCGGTGCTCGGATCCTGTTCATCGCAACAAACTGGCCCCATTTTGCCGAACATCCTGTTGACATGATAAAGATATGGGAGGGCGGGCTTGTCTTTTACGGCGGAGTCATCTTCGCCCTGCCTACGGTCATCATCTATGTAAAGAGACAGGGGCTCAAGCTCTGGCAGACTATTGATGTATGGGCTCCGTCTATTGCAATCGGCCATGCATTAGGCAGGCTGGGCTGTTTCTGTGCCGGTTGCTGTTATGGAAAGCCTGCTGACCTTCCCTGGGCAGTCACCTTCAGCAATCCCGAGTCTCTTGCGATCCTTGGTGTGCCTCTTCATCCGACCCAGCTCTATGAATCCGCTGCAGAACTGCTGAACTTTGCCATCCTTATCCTGATCAGAAAGAAGAAGACATTCCATGGCCAGGTCTTCTGGATGTATGTCCTGAACTATTCTATCATCAGGGCGCTTATCGAACTTTTCAGGGGAGATATCGAAAGAGGTTTTGTGATGCCAGGCATTTCGACCTCACAGGGCATCAGCATTGTTATGTTCACCACTGCTGTGGCGTTTCTCGTCAGGTTGAAGCGAAACAAAATCTGA